GATAGCGTTAGGTCCACCAAGCCGGATGACCATTAGCAGCCACCTTACGCAGTTAGTGAAGTGCCCGTCTGTATTCCATAGGGCAGTAGTGATGCACATTCTCCGTAGATGGTCGGCTACAGCATTTCCTGGCTGGGTGCTGTAATCAGACTCAATGGCTGACTCAAGTTAGCGCCGACCTCCCACTAAGGCTCCTACCAGGGTAGGCTGGCGACCCTTAGCATAGCGATCTTGCAACCCTCGAAACGCCATCATCTGGCCCCCGGTTTCAGCGGCATAGGCCTGCGCATCAGACTCTAGTAAGAAGGCCGATACTTCATCACCGTTGCTGACGTAGTAAGAGTTTTCTGCAAACAGCTTCCAGCCATTGTTGCGGTCATGGACAAACATGACATCAGCCGCCTTGCCTTCTGCTTGCAGCGCAGCCAGGGCTTCTAACATGTTGCCAATCGAGGCAAAGTTGGTGACGGTTTCCTCGCCCTGAACCCAATACTGAGCCGCTAACTTCGGATCTTCGATGGCTTCGCCAGTCAGGGCATCTTCACCGGTAATTTGATAGGCCTCAGCGGTGGCGATCACCTCATCGTAAACCAAGTCCATCTCTTCCATGGCCTGCTGTAGATAGCTTTCATCAATCCAGTTGGTGACTTCAGCCGGGTCAACCGGATTTTCGATCTTGCCCAGACTAGTAAGGGTGGCAATGCTGTTTTTCAGGGCCTCCACATGGACTTCGCGAATAGTGGGGTCGAGGGGCTGTAACCCAGAAGGCCCCAAGAACATGTAAACGACCTCCTTCTCGATGCCCGACCATTCCTCGATGTTGGCCGAGATTTCTTCGGGACTTTCCCGGAAGATTTGGTTCGCCTCTAGCACTGCCTTGAGGTAAGCCACGACAATTTCAGGGTGCTCCTCGGCAAAATCAGAGCGCACCGTAATGCCATGGAGAGTGGGGACTCCGGTTTGGGCACCGTCAAAGATTTTCTTGGCAAAACCGCGGAAGGGAAATAGCTCACCGAAAGGAACAAAGTCAGCATGGGCATCAATCTGACCCGTGCGCAGGCTCGACCCGCCGACCTCTGGGGCCTGACTGATGAGCGTGACATCGGTTTCGGGATTGATGCCAACGTCATCTAAGGCCTTGAGCACCATGCCGTGAGCCGCTGAGCCAAAGGGCACTGAAATCGTCCCCCCTTCGAGATCTGCCAATGAGGTGGCTTCACTATCTTTAGGAACAACAACTGCATTGCCAGCACCGTTAGGGCTATAGGCTAGTGTACCGATATAAATAGAATCAGCATCGTCAGCTTCCTGCTGGAATTTGATCAGATTAATCACCGCCGGAAAATCACCCATGAGACCAATATCAATTTGATCCGCCAGCATTTTATTCGTGATCGGTGGCCCAGATGTATAGCTCGACCATTGCATGTCGTATTCGACCCCTTCATATTTTCCAGTGGTGGGTAAATGTTTTTCTAGCAGTCCCAATTCCCGTACAGTGGCGCCACCAACCGCAGTGTTGATTACCTGATCCTGGGTGCCAATTGCGACCCGAAGCACTTCCCCAGAGAGGCTTTCAGAGCTTGCCTCCTCGGCTCCTGAGTTCGCACCAGGATCAGAACAAGCTCCCACAAACATTACAGAACTAATTAGAAAGCCTGACGCTAGTAGTCTCTTCTGCCAGCCTAATTTAAGCTTCATATGCACGATAAATTAACTCGATGTTGGAATCATTTATTCACTAATTCAAGACTCTATCTGTAAATCGATATACATCCTCAAGTGATCTAAAGTTATGGTGGATAAAAGTATTTTTTGAATCAATCAATTTCTTTTATAACTAGAGTTATAGGCTAAATTCATACCCCCTGCAGCTGATAGTCTGAAGGTCATTCTTTGCAAAAACCTCCAGGCTCTAGACTGGGTCAAGGTTGGTTGACTGACAAAAGATTCTGCATTGGGCGCGGAAACCGCGCCCTTACCAGATTTCGGATGCTGTAGGGGGCAGGTTCCCTGACCCTTTGGATAGTCTGGGTTCTATAGCACGATGGTGACGATGGTGCCCTGAGGCTGATTGTCTGCCACCAGAATTTGGCCGCCATGGGCTTCTATCGCTAACTTGCAAAACGCCAGCCCCAGGCCAGTTTGGATAATGCCGGCGACGGGATCACCAGTGCAGAAGGATGTTGAAAACGGATGCTTACCCTATGATTTCCCTCACCCCCATCCCTTGGCTTGAGAGCTTGGGTCGATTGCTGCTCGCTATCGGGTTGGGGGCAGCCATTGGTTGGGATCGCGAGTATGACAATAAACCGGCTGGGCTGCGCACCAACATGCTGGTGAGTTTAGGGGCGGCTCTATTCATCCTGGTTCCCCTACAAAGTGGGCTGGCGCAGCAAGATGCCAATACTATCGCCCGTAGCCTCGATGGCATTATCACCGGCGTGGGGTTTGTGGGGGCAGGCTCGATTCTACGGGAGCAACGGGTGCGGGGGCTCACCTCTGCCGCTGCCATCTGGATTTCGGCGGCGGTGGGGGTGGCAGCAGGGATGGGGCTGTGGCCATTGAGCCTGATGGGCACCCTGTTGGCCATTATCATCCTGCGCATTATCAAGTGGTTGGAACGGCGATTATCCCCTAGGAAACGGACATCTAGGGCGCCAAGGCAGTAGTAATAGGGCGGCTTGCCCTGACGGATGTGGCAAAAACCTAAAGAGATCTAGCAAAAATTTGGATTTAACGGCGGACTAGTCCACCATGGGGAATCGACGCTGGTCGGGAAAATATCCCGTCCTATGTTGGCATGGACATTCTCAATGGCTCGTGCGAGAGGAGTGTCCGTGATGAGTGCCCAGTAGCATCCCAGGAGAAATTTATGTTGACGGCGGCCGACATCATGACTAACGAGGTCTGCACCATCGATAGTTCAGCCAGTGTGGCGGATGCCATTGCACTGATGCAAACCCAGAAGGTGCGATCGCTAATCGTGAACCGCCGCAGCGCCGAAATGCCCTTCGGTATCGTCACCGAACGCGACATCGTCTACAAGGTGATTGCTCGGGACCACGATCCGGAGCGGGTGATTGTACAGGACGTGATGCGGCAGCCCTGTGTGGCCATTGAACCGAATCTGAGTATTCAAGAAATCGCTCAAGTCTTTTCAGATGCTGGGATTCAGCGGGCTCCGGTGATCAAAGATGGGGAATTGCTGGGGGTGGTCTCGGTCACCGATGTGGTCATGCGGGGAACGATAGCGGCGTCGAATCAGCCCGAGCTGGCCCAGCGGATCGCCGAAGCCGTGCGCCATGCCCGGTCCATCTGTCAGGAGAAAGGACAAAGTTCCCAGGACTGTGCGATCGCATGGGAAACCGTAGAAGAACTACAAGCAGAAGCCGCCCATCGCCGGATTAAGCCCGGGGGGAGATAGGGGAGAGTGGGGGAGTGATGGGGTGATGGAAGGATGAAGGATGAAGGATGAAGGATGAAGGATGAAGGATGAAGGAATGAAAGGCGGGGAGGTGGGGTGATGGGGTGATGGGGAGTGAGTAGCGTGGGTCATTTTACCTAGGCAGGGGAAATTATGAATAGCCAGGGAAGGACCCACGGAGACGCGAGCATGAGGATTACTCCGTCAGTCGCAATTCCGCCTTCACCACATCCGGGGTGCGCCGCAGCTTAAAACCCACCTTCTCACAGACCCGCTGCATAGGCTTATTCTCATGCAAAATCTCGGCAGTGATGCGGGTCAGGTGTTCGTCTCGGCCAATCTGAATCAGCTGCGACAGCAACTCTGTGCCTAGCCCCTGGCGCTGGTAAGGATCGCTGACCAGCATGGCGAATTCCGCCTCGTCGTGACCATGGAAACGGCTGAGGCGGCCGGCGGCCAGCACCTCATGCTGTTGAGTAGCTGGATCCTTGCAATCGACGACCAGGGCCATCTCCCGGTCGTAGTCCACGAAGCAGATGCGGGTGAGGCGTTCGTGGGCGATGCGCTGGCTCAACTTGAGCAAATGGAAGTAGCGGAAATAGACACTCTGTTCCGAGAGGGTCTGGTGAAACTGCACCATCAGCGGTTCATCCTCGGGACGGATGGGGCGAATGGTGACGGGGGTGCCATCCCGCATCGTCCAGGGCTTGACGTATTGACTGGGATAGGGACGGATGGCGGGTTTGGGTAGGGTACTCAGGTCCACATCCGCCGGATGCAGGGCAATGCGGGCATCTAGGGCCAGGAGGGGATAGCGGCTGTGGACGCCGTCTACCAGTAGGGGGTTGATGTCGATTTCTTTGATCTGGGGCCGCTCTAGAATCAGTTGACTGAAGCGCACCAGCAGTTTCTCCAGCTCCGCCAGGTCGACGGGGGGACGACCGCGCACTCCCTGCAGGGCTTGGTAGATCTTGGTCTGCTCCATCAGCCGTCTGGCCAGGGTGGTATTCAGGGGCGGCAGGGCCACGGCGCTATCTTTAAAGATCTCCACCAGTTGGCCCCCGGCCCCAAACAGAATCACCGGACCGAATTGCACATCCAGGCTGCTGCCGACGATGACTTCGTAGCCGTCTTCCCGGTTGATCATGGGCTGCACGGTCACCCCTTGAAAATGCTCGGCCCCAGCCTTCTCGGCCACGGTGGTTGCGATCGCATCAAAGGCTTGCCGCACCGCCGCCGGGTCTTGCAGATTCAGCTTCACCCCGCCCACATCGGTTTTATGGGTCAGGGTCTGGGACAACAGCTTCACCACCACCGGATAGCCGATGGCCTCGGCCCATGCCACCGCTTCCTCTGCCGTTAGGGCGATGCGAGATGCCACCGTGGCAATGCCATAGGCACTGAGGATCTGCTTCGATTCAAACTCTGTCAGCAGGATGCGCTGGTGGGCCTGGGCCGCCTGGATGATCTCATCCACCACCTGGGAGCGATCGACGGCACACCGAACTCAGATTCCGGCAGCAGGGCCGGGGTTTTCATAGAGGCCCTTCAAGTTGTAGCTGTAGCGCCACATGAAATTGAATAAACGGGCGGCGGAGTCAGGGTAGCGGTAAGTGGCGATGCTGGCCCGGTGAGAATGGTTTCCCCATTGGTGACCTCAGCCCCCGCCCATCCAGCTGGCCAATAGGGGTTTCTGGGCTCTCTGCACCGCCTGCTTCAGGTGCTCGGCGGTTTCGGTGGGGTCGGTCATGGCCTGGGGGGTCAAGATCACCATCAGGCCATCGCTGGTTGGGGCTCTTGGCAGGCGGTTTCAAAGGTCTGGGTATAGCGCTTGGGGTCGGGCGTCCCCGAGGATGGTCGATGGGGGTTGCCATGGCTCCAGTGGCCGGGGCAGAAACCGATCTAAGGCCGTCCACCGTTTCCCGGCCAAGGGTAGTCAACTGGCCGCCGGTGGCGATCAAGGCGTCGGTGGGCTAAGACCCCAGGGCCGCCGGCCATTGGTGATGATCGTCAGCCGTGGGCCTTGGGGCAGGGGGTTTTGTTTTCCCCAGCACTTCCGCCAGGTTAAACAGCTCCGAGATCCGTGTTCACCCGCAGGACGCCGCCGCAGCGGCGAAAGGCGGCATCGGAGGACGGCATCACTACCGGCCAGGGAGCCGGTGTGGGAGGCGGCGGCCTGGGCGGCGGCTTCGGTACGACCGGCCTTGATCACGATGATGGGTTTGGTCAGGGCCACTTCCCGGGCTGCCGATAGGAGAAGGAGCGGGCATTGCCGATGCTCTCCATGTAGATGACGATGCTGCGGGTGCGGGGGTCATCGCCCAGGTAGTAGATCAAGTCGCCCCAGTCCACATCCAACATGGAGCCGATGGACAGAAAGGCGCTGAAGCCGACATTTTCCTGCAGGCTCCAGTCGAGCACGGCGGTGCAGAGGGCGCCGCTCTGGCTGATGAAGCCGACGTTGCCGGGGCGGGCCAAGGTGCTGGCGAAGGTGGCGTTGAGCCCTTGCAGGGGATTCATCACCCCGAGGCAGTTGGGGCCGATTAGCCGCAGGGAGCTATGGGCCAGTTTCGCTTTGATGGCCTGCTCTAGGGCGATGCCCTCGGCTCCGATCTCTTTGAAACCGGCGGAGATGACGATGGCCCCTTTGACCCCATGATCGATGCATGCTTGGATGACGCCGGGGACGGTGACGGCGGGGGTGGCGATGATGGCCAGATCGACGGCTTCGGGTACGGCCTGGAGGCTGGGATAGGCTCGAATGCCTAAGACACTCCGCCGTTTGGGGTTGATCGGAAACACGGTGCCGCCGAAGGGATTGCTAATCAAGTTCCACAGCAGGGTGCGGCCAACGCTACCGGGGCGGTCGCTGGCGCCGATGACGGCTACTGCCTCGGGGGCAAAGAGGGCGCTGAGGGGTTGCCGTTGCGATCGCAAAATGTCGTAAGCCGGATCAGTCGTAGGCTTGAGCATGACGGAGTAGCCCTAGAGGTACACAGACTGAAAACATCCACACTTCTGTTGTAGTGCGGGGATCGCGACGGATGATGGTTGATTCGACAGGGTGGACGCGGGGACACCTGCCCCCCGCAGGACTCCGCGAGGATGCCCTTGAGGGCATTGCGGAAACTGGCCTCAGAATAGGGCCCCCAGCGGGAACCCAACGCCCCGATGGTACTGTCATGACGCTGCTCATGACGCTTCAACTCTGCTAAGACGTCTCGATTATGCTGGTGTTGCTCATGCCACTGGCCCGTGTTGTCTTCTCTATGAAAAAGTGATATAGAAGCTCGTAGATTTTTTATTTTTAGTCGCGTTGAATTTTGTGAAACATCTCCTCAACCGTCAATTGCCATTGGGAAAACGTCGGTGAAACAACCGTGTCATCTTGATTAAATACGGTTTCCGTATACGTGCCCTCAACCATTGCCAACACTGTCACGCGACCTTCTTGAGGATCAACAATCCAATATTCCGGGATGCCTCGCCATTCGTACTGATTGCGCTTGTCAAAATAGTCGCGGCGGCGGCTTTCCGCTCCGGAGCTGACCACTTCCACCACCAGCAGTGGTGGAGCCATCTCCAACGTAATTGCAGACTGCCCCAGGGCTTGTAATTGCTCTAGGTGCTCTGGTCGCAGCACGGTGAGATCCGGAAAGCGATTCTTGGGCTGTCCCAGCACTTCAAGGGCAAGCTGATGCGTTCTGACCCGTTGAAATCCAACAATGTCTGAAAAGGCGCGATCGAGCGCACGCGAGATTAAGACATTCTCATCCGATTCCGGCGGCACCTCGATTAAATCCCCATAAGTCAGCTCATACCGTCTATCTGTCCCGTCATCGTAGGCGAGATAGTCAGCAAACGTCACAATTTTCAGGTTGGCTTGAGTCAAGGAAACAACCTACATAACGCCTTCAACTAGATTGTAGTGTGAGCCCTAACTGAACAGTGGCCAGTACGTGAGGGAGCGATCGCCCTTCAAGAATGGCTGTTTTTGGATGATGAAGCGGAGGGATGCGATCATTCTAGACGATACCTACATGGCCGTCGGCAGTGAGGCCTATGCCGCCGCCCTATCGGTTTACAGCTACGCCAAGGCCAATAATAGTGGGGCGGGGCTAGATACGGCGGTGAGGGATTTGGGCATCCGGTTTGCCGGTCAGGGGAGACGGCGGCCTGCAGTGGAGGCCTAGGAGAGGCGTTGTGTCCTCTGACGATAGGGTAAAATTCTCCTGACAATTAACTCAACAGCCCCGCCGAGACCGTTGCTGTGTTGAGCAGTAACGGTCTTTGTTTTGCCGGTTACGATACCACTCCCGTCATTCCCGAAGCAGCGGGAGTCCAGATGTTGAGGAACTGTGCCTATCCTCAGTCAGCTATTTACCTAGACGCTAGTCTTCCCTATTTAAGGCTTGTCAGGTCAACTTTTCGCGTGCTTTCTCAAGATGGCAGCTCAATCACTTAACCTGGGCGGCTAAAGATTTTCCACGGCATCGGCATAACTATACACTTCGATTCCCAATGCCGCTGCTACAGGCAAGGCGCGATCGTCCACCATGGGTGAAATCACTAGCTTGCGGCTAACGGGTCGTTGGTGGTGCTTTTGATAAAAGGTCGTCTTGCGATCGCAGGTATACATATCTGCCTTACTCAGGGAGGACTTGATCTCACAAATAAGCACGTCTCCGTTTTTGATAATGATGTCTAACTCCACCTGATCGGGCCGACCAAATACCTCGCCTGTATCGTCAAAATCGTTAATATTCAACACCTGCACCCCGAAGGACTCTTCTAGGATGCCCTTAAGGGCATTACGGAAACTTGCTTCAGAATAGAGCCCCCAGCGGGAACCCAACGCCCCGATGGTACTGTCATGACGCTGATCATGACGCTTCAACTCTGCTAAGACGTCTCGATTATGCTGGTGTTGTTCATGCCACTGGCGCGTGTTGTCTTCTCTATCGCGCTGCAGTTCTGCTAAGACACGGTCAAACCGGCTTTCGGTGTCGACTTTGCCAGCATAGTAGTCAGACACTGTCCTCAGCACAAAATCCCTGATGGCTGGATCGTTGGCGATCAAGTCGGGGAGGATGTCTTGCAGGGTCTGTTTCAGCTCGGCACTGGCCATGGGGAGCGACAGCGGATAGACTCTTCAATTCTATCGTTGGCGCCCTTGCCCCCGGCATCGCCTGCCAGAGGCGGGGACATTGACATCTACCCATCGTCAGGGTCAACACTGAGGGCTCTCAGCCGTTCGGCCAATCGGGCCGAGCGTTGGCGCTCCTGGTGCAACAGTTCTGCCTGGGTCGGCAGTAGATCGCCCGTAGCCGTGACCCACCGCAGCCAAACGGCATCCACAGTCTGGTAGCAGCCTTGCCAACGCACTAATCCTAAGCCCAGCTGTTGGCTGGCAAGGACTCCAGCGTCATTGAGGGTTAAAGGCTCGTAGTAGCCACCTACCAGGCGAAACCCGGCCCATTCTTGCGGATTAAATGGATCAAACCAGAAATACTCAGGTACTCTTACTTGCTCGGCATACACCTGCTTTTTCCTGGTTTTATCATCGACAGCTGTGCTGTCTGATAGGAGCTCGATGACAACGTCTGGGCCTTTGCCCTCTTCCCACACCACCCAGCTTTTGCGTTCTCCTTTGGGAACGCCTAGGACCACGAATACATCCGGTCCGATGAAATCCTGATGACGAACTTGGGCCAGGCTGTAGTAGAGAAACATGTTGCCGCCTACGTACCCATCCTGTCGCCCGGCTAACCAAGGGTATAGGGTCTCAATCAGGAGATCCGATTGCAGCTTATGGCGTTGGGTCTCCATGGGGACACCGTCGTCGCAGGGGAGGTCATGCTGAGTGGGGGGGAGGGCGCTATCGAGGGGATGGCTGACCATGGGGTGAGCTTGATGGCAATGGGTGGTGTGCTTTCAGGGTAACTTGGATGCAGTGAGAAACATCAGTACCAGCAAAGTCCACCGTCGCTGACGGGATAGTCAATCAGTGGCATCTCTTTGACCAGAGTGTGTGCATCTGATTTAAGCCCTGGGCATTCTAGACGATACCTACATGGCCGTCGGTAGTGAGGCCTACGCCGCCGCCCTATAGGTTTATAACTACGCCAAGGCCAATCATCGGGGGGCGGGGCTGGATACGGCGGTGAAGGATCTGGGCCTGCGGTTTGCCCGTCGGGGTAGAGGGAAGTCTGCGGTGGAAGACCAGCCCTAGGAGAGTCGTTGCGCCCTCTCGCCGGGCCAACCGTCAGCGTGAGGATGGAGCAAAATTCTCCTGACAATTAACTGAATAGCGTTTCTCCGAGACAGTTGCTGTGTTGAGCAGTAACGGTCTTTGTTTTGCCGGTTATCGATACGAAGTTTCCGGCTCCCCTTCTCACGCTCTGGAAGTGAAGATTATGAAAGTGGAATGCCCTCAACAATTTGCTGTCCTCTGCCACAGGATAACACTACATTCAGTTTCTAGATAGAATGGGGATTAGTTTCCGATCTGGCAGATAGAAGGGTAACTCCAAATGGTACAGGCACCATCTAAACTACTGACTTTAGCAGAGTTCTTACGCTTACCAGAGACGAAACCCGCAAGTGAATACATCGATGGTCAAATTGTTCAAAAACCGATGCCCCAAGGGAAACATAGTGCGATTCAGGGGGAGCTTGTCGCTGCTATCAATGGGGTCGTTAAATCTAAGCGTATTGCTCGTACATTTCCTGAGCTGCGCTGTACCTTTGGTGATCGTTCAATTGTCCCTGACATTGTAGTGTTTCTCTGGAACCGAATTCCTCGTGATGAAAATGGGGAGGTTGCCAACACGTTTCCTGCTACGCCAGATTGGACAATTGAAATCCTATCTCCTGATCAAAGCCAGACAAAGGTAACGAAGAATATTCTTCACTGTCTGCGGCATGGAACCCAAATGGGTTGGTTAATCGATCCGGATGAGAAAACCGTGTTCGTCTACCGTCCAAAACAGGAACCTGACGTATTGGATCAACCAGATGAAGTTATTCCTGTCCCGTCGTTTGCAATTGATTTACAGCTTACAATCGAAGACTTGTTTGCTTTTTTGTTGGAGTAAGACTTGAGATGAAGCCAACTGTCCAGCTTCCACATGAGTGAAACCGTCTACGATGAGATTTTAGAGGAAATCTACAGGATTCGAGAGGAACATGCAAAAGTATTCAATTATGATTTGAAGGCTATAGCAATCACAGTTGAATTTCGAACAGCATCCCATAGACTATAGGCTTTGTAAGTGATTCTCATTCTAAATTCAGTTAGGCTTGCTATATTTGTGATGACTTGCAGAAACGACAAGCAGCAAGCGGTAGAAAAATCATTTCTAAACCTCTTCGCCAGCCTCGCCAGCCGCATAATCGGGATTCGTGAGAATTCGGGAGCATCTCAGTCTTGCAAGTTTGCCCTCTCCCCCTCAGTTCCCCTCTCCCATTTTTGCACCTAGGAAAACATTTATCTGTCATTCCCACGGCTCACGGAGTGTGCCCGGAGGGCGTAGCGGGAATCCAGGGCGTAAATCTCAGCTAGGCCCAAAGCGCTCTACCTGGATTCCGGGTCGCGCTGCGCTTGCCCGGAATGACGTATTGCAGTTGTTATAAATCATCTTAATGTTGGTTGTCTTAGCGGATTTGATATCAGATGGTCGGCGCAGGTCGATTTTGATTGTATAGCAGCGGTTTACTCAGAGAGAAGCTACTTCGTGTCTATAACCGCCCCGCGTTAACGTTTTGTCAGTCAACCAGCATTCCCACAGTATGCTAAGACTGAGTTATGGTCTTAGCGTTATGAAAAGGCGCAATAGCAAATTTAACCCCAAACGCAGAATGCTGAAGGTTGAAGAATGTGATTTGCTGTATCAATAAAGCCTGAGTCGCATAATACATTGCATAGTGAGCACGAGAAACACAGGCTCGATAGCGCTTATTTTCTGAAAGCAATTGAGACGTTTCTAAATCCTCTCCAGCCAGATTCAGAAGTCGAGAAACGCTACTCATACTAAGATGCCTTCTCGACGGACATTCCAA
This portion of the Halomicronema hongdechloris C2206 genome encodes:
- a CDS encoding Uma2 family endonuclease; amino-acid sequence: MVSHPLDSALPPTQHDLPCDDGVPMETQRHKLQSDLLIETLYPWLAGRQDGYVGGNMFLYYSLAQVRHQDFIGPDVFVVLGVPKGERKSWVVWEEGKGPDVVIELLSDSTAVDDKTRKKQVYAEQVRVPEYFWFDPFNPQEWAGFRLVGGYYEPLTLNDAGVLASQQLGLGLVRWQGCYQTVDAVWLRWVTATGDLLPTQAELLHQERQRSARLAERLRALSVDPDDG
- a CDS encoding MgtC/SapB family protein — translated: MISLTPIPWLESLGRLLLAIGLGAAIGWDREYDNKPAGLRTNMLVSLGAALFILVPLQSGLAQQDANTIARSLDGIITGVGFVGAGSILREQRVRGLTSAAAIWISAAVGVAAGMGLWPLSLMGTLLAIIILRIIKWLERRLSPRKRTSRAPRQ
- a CDS encoding HEPN domain-containing protein, with product MSSVSRLLNLAGEDLETSQLLSENKRYRACVSRAHYAMYYATQALLIQQITFFNLQHSAFGVKFAIAPFHNAKTITQS
- a CDS encoding ABC transporter substrate-binding protein, producing the protein MKLKLGWQKRLLASGFLISSVMFVGACSDPGANSGAEEASSESLSGEVLRVAIGTQDQVINTAVGGATVRELGLLEKHLPTTGKYEGVEYDMQWSSYTSGPPITNKMLADQIDIGLMGDFPAVINLIKFQQEADDADSIYIGTLAYSPNGAGNAVVVPKDSEATSLADLEGGTISVPFGSAAHGMVLKALDDVGINPETDVTLISQAPEVGGSSLRTGQIDAHADFVPFGELFPFRGFAKKIFDGAQTGVPTLHGITVRSDFAEEHPEIVVAYLKAVLEANQIFRESPEEISANIEEWSGIEKEVVYMFLGPSGLQPLDPTIREVHVEALKNSIATLTSLGKIENPVDPAEVTNWIDESYLQQAMEEMDLVYDEVIATAEAYQITGEDALTGEAIEDPKLAAQYWVQGEETVTNFASIGNMLEALAALQAEGKAADVMFVHDRNNGWKLFAENSYYVSNGDEVSAFLLESDAQAYAAETGGQMMAFRGLQDRYAKGRQPTLVGALVGGRR
- a CDS encoding Uma2 family endonuclease gives rise to the protein MVQAPSKLLTLAEFLRLPETKPASEYIDGQIVQKPMPQGKHSAIQGELVAAINGVVKSKRIARTFPELRCTFGDRSIVPDIVVFLWNRIPRDENGEVANTFPATPDWTIEILSPDQSQTKVTKNILHCLRHGTQMGWLIDPDEKTVFVYRPKQEPDVLDQPDEVIPVPSFAIDLQLTIEDLFAFLLE
- a CDS encoding PD-(D/E)XK nuclease family protein, which encodes MASAELKQTLQDILPDLIANDPAIRDFVLRTVSDYYAGKVDTESRFDRVLAELQRDREDNTRQWHEQHQHNRDVLAELKRHDQRHDSTIGALGSRWGLYSEASFRNALKGILEESFGVQVLNINDFDDTGEVFGRPDQVELDIIIKNGDVLICEIKSSLSKADMYTCDRKTTFYQKHHQRPVSRKLVISPMVDDRALPVAAALGIEVYSYADAVENL
- a CDS encoding DUF3782 domain-containing protein; this encodes MKNLRASISLFHREDNTGQWHEQHQHNRDVLAELKRHEQRHDSTIGALGSRWGPYSEASFRNALKGILAESCGGQVSPRPPCRINHHPSRSPHYNRSVDVFSLCTSRATPSCSSLRLIRLTTFCDRNGNPSAPSLPPRQ
- a CDS encoding CBS domain-containing protein; protein product: MLTAADIMTNEVCTIDSSASVADAIALMQTQKVRSLIVNRRSAEMPFGIVTERDIVYKVIARDHDPERVIVQDVMRQPCVAIEPNLSIQEIAQVFSDAGIQRAPVIKDGELLGVVSVTDVVMRGTIAASNQPELAQRIAEAVRHARSICQEKGQSSQDCAIAWETVEELQAEAAHRRIKPGGR
- a CDS encoding Uma2 family endonuclease; translated protein: MTQANLKIVTFADYLAYDDGTDRRYELTYGDLIEVPPESDENVLISRALDRAFSDIVGFQRVRTHQLALEVLGQPKNRFPDLTVLRPEHLEQLQALGQSAITLEMAPPLLVVEVVSSGAESRRRDYFDKRNQYEWRGIPEYWIVDPQEGRVTVLAMVEGTYTETVFNQDDTVVSPTFSQWQLTVEEMFHKIQRD